From the genome of Geobacter sp. SVR, one region includes:
- a CDS encoding amino acid ABC transporter substrate-binding protein, protein MIRKSLLLVAAAGLALCLSVAGAFAADGSWDKVKKDGKLVIGLDDAFPPMGYRQADGKLVGFDVDAAEEVGKRLGIKIEWQPTAWDGVIHSLNAKKFDCIWNGMTITDERAKQVAFTKPYIMDGQIAIVNFKEKRFKGLNDLKNYKAGTQKGSSGVEAVKKLATAPSELKEYEDYPKALLDLEAGRIDVVVVDNVTGRDMIAKRPGKFKILPGMISKEPFGIAFRKDDADLRGKVQQTLDKMVKDGTMAKISRKWFAEDITNPKKF, encoded by the coding sequence ATGATTCGAAAGTCGCTTCTGCTGGTCGCTGCAGCCGGTCTCGCACTGTGCCTTTCCGTTGCCGGAGCCTTTGCCGCAGACGGTTCCTGGGACAAGGTCAAGAAGGATGGCAAACTGGTCATCGGCCTCGATGACGCTTTTCCCCCGATGGGTTACCGCCAGGCTGACGGCAAGCTGGTCGGCTTCGACGTGGATGCTGCCGAAGAGGTGGGCAAGCGACTGGGCATCAAGATCGAGTGGCAGCCGACCGCCTGGGACGGTGTGATCCACTCCCTGAACGCCAAGAAGTTCGACTGCATCTGGAATGGCATGACCATCACCGACGAGCGCGCCAAGCAGGTGGCCTTCACCAAGCCGTACATCATGGACGGCCAGATCGCCATCGTCAACTTCAAGGAAAAGCGCTTCAAGGGGCTTAACGACCTGAAGAACTACAAGGCCGGCACCCAGAAGGGTTCCTCGGGTGTCGAGGCGGTCAAGAAATTGGCCACCGCTCCGAGCGAGCTGAAAGAGTACGAAGACTATCCCAAAGCACTGCTTGACCTGGAAGCCGGCCGCATCGACGTTGTGGTTGTGGACAATGTAACCGGCCGCGACATGATCGCCAAGCGCCCCGGCAAATTCAAGATCCTGCCCGGCATGATCAGCAAGGAGCCCTTCGGCATCGCCTTCCGCAAGGATGACGCCGACCTGCGCGGCAAGGTACAGCAGACCCTGGACAAGATGGTCAAGGATGGCACCATGGCCAAGATCTCCCGCAAGTGGTTCGCTGAAGATATCACCAACCCCAAGAAATTCTAG
- a CDS encoding amino acid ABC transporter permease (The N-terminal region of this protein, as described by TIGR01726, is a three transmembrane segment that identifies a subfamily of ABC transporter permease subunits, which specificities that include histidine, arginine, glutamine, glutamate, L-cystine (sic), the opines (in Agrobacterium) octopine and nopaline, etc.), whose protein sequence is MKYLFSRAALALLFLWMLTGACFGAVDYDRLFRQSSDMMAQGDLEGALSLLAQVPSPSPGEDASAFVSSRMQAARIHASQNENEKALAACREVLKLFPDNSEARNFNAALEKQLKPRWHTVLSDVMRFLPALLKGAGMTLLLVLCTMLVSPLGGLLIALGRISTIRPLSVLCWFVIWFFRGTPLLLQLFFIYYGLPAFGITLAPLTAAVIGLGLNYSAYLGEIIRGAIQSIDHGQMEAAKAIGMSYRQAMRRVIIPQTYKRLMPPIGNEFIALIKDTALVSTIAMVELMRSADQLFNTYFNITALALAAVIYLLLTSVFTFVFEKIEYRAGIYEHR, encoded by the coding sequence ATGAAATATCTGTTCAGCAGGGCCGCACTGGCCCTGCTTTTTTTATGGATGCTGACCGGCGCTTGTTTCGGTGCGGTCGATTACGACCGGCTCTTCCGCCAGTCCAGCGACATGATGGCCCAAGGTGACCTGGAAGGTGCCCTGAGTCTGCTGGCACAGGTGCCTTCCCCGTCGCCCGGTGAAGATGCCAGCGCCTTCGTTTCCAGCCGCATGCAGGCCGCCCGGATACACGCCTCCCAGAACGAAAACGAGAAGGCTCTGGCCGCCTGCCGGGAAGTGCTGAAGCTGTTCCCCGACAACAGCGAGGCCCGCAATTTCAACGCAGCCCTGGAAAAACAGCTCAAGCCCCGTTGGCACACCGTCCTGTCCGATGTCATGCGCTTTCTGCCCGCCCTGCTCAAGGGGGCCGGCATGACTCTGCTGCTGGTGCTCTGCACCATGCTGGTTTCGCCGCTGGGTGGGCTGTTGATCGCCCTGGGGCGCATCAGCACCATTCGGCCCCTCTCTGTCCTCTGCTGGTTCGTGATCTGGTTCTTCCGCGGCACGCCGCTGCTGCTGCAGTTGTTCTTCATCTACTATGGCCTGCCGGCCTTCGGCATCACGCTGGCGCCGCTGACGGCGGCGGTTATCGGACTGGGACTCAACTACTCCGCCTATCTGGGCGAGATCATCCGCGGCGCGATCCAGAGCATCGACCACGGCCAGATGGAAGCGGCCAAGGCCATCGGCATGAGTTACCGCCAGGCCATGCGGCGGGTCATCATCCCCCAGACCTACAAGCGGCTGATGCCCCCCATCGGTAACGAATTCATCGCCCTGATCAAGGACACCGCACTGGTTTCGACCATTGCCATGGTGGAGCTGATGCGCTCGGCGGACCAATTGTTCAATACCTACTTCAACATTACGGCCCTGGCCCTGGCAGCGGTGATCTACCTGCTGTTGACCAGTGTCTTTACCTTTGTTTTTGAAAAGATCGAATACAGGGCTGGCATCTATGAACACCGCTAG